The Tripterygium wilfordii isolate XIE 37 chromosome 4, ASM1340144v1, whole genome shotgun sequence genome has a window encoding:
- the LOC119995836 gene encoding ATP synthase subunit alpha, chloroplastic-like, with product MVTIRADEISNIIRERIEQYNREVKIVNIGTVLQVGDGIARIYGLDEVMAGELVEFEEGTICIALNLESNNVGVVLMGDGLMIEEGGSVKAIGRIAQIPVSEAYLGSVINALAKPIDGRGEI from the coding sequence ATGGTAACCATTCGAGCTGACGAAATTAGTAATATTATCCGTGAACGTATTGAACAATATAATAGAGAAGTAAAGATTGTAAATATCGGTACTGTACTTCAAGTAGGCGACGGCATCGCTCGTATTTATGGTCTTGATGAAGTAATGGCGGGTGAATTAGTAGAATTTGAAGAGGGTACAATCTGCATTGCTCTTAATTTGGAATCAAATAATGTTGGTGTTGTATTAATGGGTGATGGTTTAATGATAGAAGAGGGAGGCTCTGTAAAAGCAATAGGAAGAATTGCTCAGATACCAGTGAGTGAGGCTTATTTGGGTAGTGTTATAAATGCCCTGGCTAAACCTATTGATGGTCGAGGTGAAATCTGA
- the LOC119996223 gene encoding aspartate--tRNA ligase 2, cytoplasmic-like gives MSSEIPLSGAQHPQVEEESSKSTSKKAAKKEAAKQEKLRRQQERELATATYSISAEDDNDPLAANYGYVPLTDLQSKEEVNIRKWTEVGALVEQLKDQHVLIRARAQTIRPVSKNIAFVVVREKGLTVQCVVTAQPDVVSRQMVKFVASLSRESIVNVEGVVSVPNDPIRSTTQQQVEVKVRKLYCINKALPTLPINIEDAARSETEIERALQAGEQLVRVNQDTRLNYRVLDMRTPANQGIFRIQSQVGNIFRQFLLSEGFVEIHTPKLIAGSSEGGASVFKLDYKGKPACLAQSPQLHKQMAICGDFGRVFEIGPVFRAEDSYTHRHLCEFTGLDVEMEIKNHYSEVMDMVDRLFVTMFDALNENCNKELEAVGRQYPFEPLKYLRQTLRLRFEEGIQMLKDAGVEIDPYDDLNTEAERKLGQLVLEKYGTEFYILHRYPLAVRPFYTMPCYDDVKYSNSFDVFIRGEEIISGAQRVHLPDFLTERAQACDIDVSTISTYLDSFRYGAPPHGGFGVGLERVVMLFCGLNNIRKTSLFPRDPLRIAP, from the exons ATGTCGTCGGAGATCCCCCTATCAGGTGCCCAGCACCCACAAGTAGAGGAAGAGTCCTCGAAATCAACCAGTAAGAAAGCCGCGAAAAAAGAAGCCGCCAAGCAGGAGAAGTTGCGCCGTCAGCAGGAAAGGGAGTTGGCCACAGCCACCTATTCTATATCAGCCGAAGATGATAACGATCCACTCGCTGCCAACTACGGCTATGTCCCGCTCACCGACCTGCAGTCCAAAGAAGAGGTCAACATTCGAAAATGGACGGAGGTCGGCGCCCTTGTGGAACAACTTAAGGATCAGCACGTGCTTATTCGGGCCCGAGCCCAGACAATCCGCCCCGTGAGCAAGAACATAGCCTTTGTGGTCGTCAGAGAGAAAGGTTTAACTGTGCAGTGCGTTGTCACCGCACAGCCTGACGTGGTCAGCCGACAGATGGTGAAGTTTGTGGCCAGCTTGAGCCGGGAGTCGATCGTCAACGTCGAAGGAGTGGTCTCTGTCCCCAATGATCCAATCAGGAGTACCACACAGCAGCAG GTAGAAGTTAAAGTCAGGAAATTATATTGCATTAACAAGGCTCTTCCAACCCTGCCTATTAACATTGAGGATGCTGCACGAAGTGAAACTGAAATAGAAAGGGCTTTGCAG GCTGGAGAACAACTTGTTCGTGTCAATCAGGATACACGCCTAAATTATAGAGTTCTTGATATGCGGACTCCTGCTAACCAAGGGATTTTCCGTATTCAGTCTCAAGTCGGCAAT ATCTTTAGGCAATTCTTGCTATCAGAAGGATTTGTTGAAATTCATACACCTAAATTGATAGCAGGCTCTAGTGAAGGTGGTGCATCAGTCTTTAAACTAGACTACAAAGGGAAACCCGCATGCCTTGCACAATCACCCCAGCTTCACAAGCAGATGGCTATTTGTGGTGATTTTGGGCGTGTTTTCGAGATAGGTCCTGTTTTCAGAGCAGAGGATTCATACACACACAGGCATTTGTGCGAGTTCACAGGTCTTGATGTTGAAATGGAGATAAAGAATCACTACTCTGAG GTGATGGATATGGTGGACCGTTTGTTTGTGACAATGTTTGACGCTTTGAATGAGAATTGCAACAAGGAACTTGAAGCTGTAGGGAGGCAATATCCATTTGAGCCGTTGAAG TACTTGAGACAAACTCTACGACTTCGATTTGAAGAAGGGATTCAAATGCTCAAG GATGCAGGTGTAGAAATTGACCCGTATGACGACCTAAACACTGAAGCAGAGAGAAAACTGGGACAGCTTGTTCTTGAGAA GTATGGCACTGAGTTCTACATACTTCACCGCTATCCTTTGGCTGTCAGGCCATTCTATACAATGCCTTGCTATGATGATGTGAAGTACAGTAActcatttgatgtttttattcGAG GTGAGGAGATAATTTCAGGAGCTCAGCGTGTCCATTTGCCAGATTTCTTGACAGAGCGTGCACAGGCTTGTGATATTGATGTCTCGACCATATCAACGTATCTTGATTCTTTCAG ATATGGTGCACCGCCACATGGTGGATTTGGGGTAGGGTTGGAGCGTGTGGTGATGCTATTTTGTGGTTTGAATAACATCCGCAAGACATCATTATTCCCCCGAGACCCACTTAGGATTGCCCCATGA